The Miltoncostaea marina DNA window CCGCGTCGAACGACCCCGCGCCGAGCGTCTCGCCGTAGAGCCGGTCCGACGACTGCCCCCGCGGCACCACGCGGATCCCCGCCGCCGCGGCCTGCTCGGCGATGAGCCGGGCGGTGGTGCGGCGCAGGTCGCCTTCGTTGGGGTAGACCAGCCGGATCTCGAGCGGGCGGCCGCCGCGGGCGAAGACGCCGTCGGCGCCGCGCCGCCAGCCCGCCCGCTCGAGCAGCCCGGCGGCCGCCCCGGGGTCGTGTCCGTAGCGCTCGAACGCCGGCGTGTGGCCCAGCTGCTGCGGGCGCACGATGCTCTGGAGCGGCTCCACGGTGCCGTCGAGGAGCACCTCGGTGATCTGCTTGCGGTCGATCGCCAGCGCGAGCGCGCGGCGCACCCGGGCGTCGCGCAGCGGCCCGGCGGCCGTGTTGAGCGCGATGTGCTCGAAGAACAGCGAGGGCACCGACTGCAGCTCCACCCCCTCGATGCGGGCGGCGCGGCGGAACAGCGCCGGGTCGGGGCCGGGGCTGACGATCTGGGCCTCGCCCTCGCGCAGCGCGGCGATGGCCGCGGCGGGGCCGTCGTAGAAGGTGAACACCAGGCGGTCGATGAACGGGCCGCCGCCGGCCTCCTCGGTGCCCCACCACTCCGGGTCGCGCTGCAGCACGGCGCGCTGGCGCGGCGTGTAGCCGGTCAGCGTGAAGGGGCCGCTGCCGAGGACGCCGCCCTCGTTCCAGGCGGTGTTGAAGTCCTCGCCCGCCAGGGCGTGCCGGGGCAGCACGTAGGCGCCGCTCGCGACGCTGAAGACGTCGCGCCACGGCGCGTAGTCGCCGCGGAAGGCGACGGTGAAGCAGGTGGCCCGGGGGCAGCGCTCGCCGGTGGCCGTGACGCCGGGCCGGATCGCCCTGATCTCCTCCCAGCCCGCCCGGGAGGCGACCTGGTTGGCGGGGTCGGTCATCGTGCGCCAGGTGAAGACGACGTCGGCGCTGGTCACCGGCCGGCCGTCGGACCAGCTCGCCTCGGGCCGCAGGCGGAAGGTCACCCGCAGCGGCCCCTCGCGCACGTCGTCGCCGCCCGGCACCTCGGCCGCGAGCTGGGGCGTGTAGGCGCCCGAGTCGTCGGCCGTCAGCAGGTTCTGCAGCACGTTGGAGAGGATGCGCTGCGCCGGCACGGTCGCGCCGTCGGCGAGCATCACGTTGAGGATCGGCGGGATCTGATCCTCGGCGTCGATGAGCGTGCCGCCGCCCGCGGGCGGCTCGTCGCCCCCCGAGCCGCAGCCCGCCGCGACCGCCGCGGCCGAGCACAGCGCCACGGCCGCCAGACGCCTCACCCACGATCGAGCCCGCACGCCGTCCTCCCCGATGACGCCAGCGGGGAACGTACAGGCCCGGCCCGGACTACAGGCTCTTCGCCAGGAAGAAGGTGAGGACGAAGAAGAGGACCGCCGAGACCACGGTCACGCGGTCGAGGTTCTTCTCGACGATGGCGGTCGAGCCGCCGTAGGCGCTCGACGAGCCGCCCACGCCGAAGGCGCCGGACAGGCCGGCGTCCTTCCCCGAGTGCAGCAGCACGAGGAAGATGAGCAGGACGGCGTTGAGCGAGTGGACGACGACCAGGAAGGCGGTCACGGCCGGGACGGTAGCATGGCGCCCGCCCGTGGACGATCTGCCGCTCCTCAACCCGCCCGAGTTCCCGCACTGCTTCGTGTGCGGTCCGGAGAACGCCGAGGGCCTCGGCCTGCGGATCCACCAGGACGGCACCGACGCCGTCGCCCGCTACACGCCGCGGGCGGCCCACGTCGGCTACCCCGAGCGGTGCACGGCGGCCTCATCGGGATGCTGGTCGACGAGATGCTCGTCTACGCCGGCGCGCCTCACGGCGTCTGGGGGATGACCGCCAAGGTGCGCTACTGGCTGCGGCGCCCGATCCCCGTGGGCGAGGAGCTCACCCTGCGCGGGCGCCTGGTGCAGCGCAGCGACCGAGGCTTCCGCGCGGTCGTGACCGTCCGCCTGCCGGACGACTCCCTGGCAGCCGAGGGCGAGGGCATGTGCGTGATCCGCAGCGCCCCGGTGCCCTGATGGAGGTCCGCTCCCGCGCCGGCGCCGAGCCGTTCGTGACCACCGACGGCAGCGTCATCCGCTCGCTGCTCGACCGCGCCAACGCGCCGGTCGCCAACGCGAGCCTCGCCGAGGCGACCCTCGAGGCCGGCGAGTCGACCACGCGCCACCGCCACGCGGTCAGCGAGGAGATGTACTACCTCGTGGAGGGCGAGGGCGAGATGGAGTTCGACGGGGAGGTCCGGCGCGTCGGCGTGGGCGACGCGATCCTGATCCCGCCCGGCGCCCGCCACCGCATCACCGCCCTCGGCCCCGGGCCGCTGCGCCTGCTGTGCGTGTGCGCCCCGCCGTGGACCGCGGAGGACACCCTCTTCGATTAGCACCGGCGTACGGGCGCCCTCTCGCGCGGCGCCCGGGACGCGCGGACCGCCCCTGACCGGGGCGGTCCGCAGACGGCGGCACCGCCTTCGGCGGGGCGGGCCGCCGAAAGGGCGGGCATGGGCGGCCCCAGCGGGCGCCCGTACGCCGGGGCCGGGCTAGGCTTGGCCCCGAGGACCCTTCCCGAGCCGAGGAGCGACGTGGCAGACCGCCGCCTGATCCGCCTGGGGCACAGCCCCGACCCCGACGACGCCTTCATGCACTACGCCCTTGCCGAGGAGCTGATCCCCATGGACGGCTTCCGCTTCGAGCACGTGCTCCAGGACATCGAGACGCTCAACGACTGGGCGCACGAGGGCCGGCTCGAGGTGACCGCGATCTCCATCCACGCCTACCCCTACGTGGCCGACAAGTACCGGCTGCTGCCGCACGGGGCGTCGATGGGCGAGGGCTACGGGCCCATGGTGGTGGTGCGCGAGGACCGGTCGATCGAGCCGGGGCAGCTGCCGTCGCTGCGCGTCGCGGTGCCGGGC harbors:
- the secG gene encoding preprotein translocase subunit SecG, which encodes MTAFLVVVHSLNAVLLIFLVLLHSGKDAGLSGAFGVGGSSSAYGGSTAIVEKNLDRVTVVSAVLFFVLTFFLAKSL
- a CDS encoding cupin domain-containing protein; the encoded protein is MEVRSRAGAEPFVTTDGSVIRSLLDRANAPVANASLAEATLEAGESTTRHRHAVSEEMYYLVEGEGEMEFDGEVRRVGVGDAILIPPGARHRITALGPGPLRLLCVCAPPWTAEDTLFD
- a CDS encoding PaaI family thioesterase codes for the protein MHGGLIGMLVDEMLVYAGAPHGVWGMTAKVRYWLRRPIPVGEELTLRGRLVQRSDRGFRAVVTVRLPDDSLAAEGEGMCVIRSAPVP
- a CDS encoding peptide ABC transporter substrate-binding protein, whose amino-acid sequence is MRRLAAVALCSAAAVAAGCGSGGDEPPAGGGTLIDAEDQIPPILNVMLADGATVPAQRILSNVLQNLLTADDSGAYTPQLAAEVPGGDDVREGPLRVTFRLRPEASWSDGRPVTSADVVFTWRTMTDPANQVASRAGWEEIRAIRPGVTATGERCPRATCFTVAFRGDYAPWRDVFSVASGAYVLPRHALAGEDFNTAWNEGGVLGSGPFTLTGYTPRQRAVLQRDPEWWGTEEAGGGPFIDRLVFTFYDGPAAAIAALREGEAQIVSPGPDPALFRRAARIEGVELQSVPSLFFEHIALNTAAGPLRDARVRRALALAIDRKQITEVLLDGTVEPLQSIVRPQQLGHTPAFERYGHDPGAAAGLLERAGWRRGADGVFARGGRPLEIRLVYPNEGDLRRTTARLIAEQAAAAGIRVVPRGQSSDRLYGETLGAGSFDAAMFATGGPVDPSVTAVLASDAVPSEENGFAGQNVYRWTEPAADRLMRLSDRQVDDEARTATLARLQDLIAEQVPLIPLYQQPNTVAHVAALEGVRQNPTQAEVFWNSGVWSLG